In Triticum aestivum cultivar Chinese Spring chromosome 5B, IWGSC CS RefSeq v2.1, whole genome shotgun sequence, the following proteins share a genomic window:
- the LOC123113146 gene encoding 28 kDa ribonucleoprotein, chloroplastic has protein sequence MAMASSTTASVAAASLRALAGASPAPPPKPFLVLLSPAPPRRLGLGLRAARTRGPLAPLASSDSFFETSAAVDVAEPEDEALEAAAEEEPAVVEEDEEDVAAEEEVVGEYVEPPEEAKVYVGNLPYDVDSERLAQLFEQAGVVEVSEVIYNRETDQSRGFGFVTMSTIEEAEKAVEMFHRYDVNGRLLTVNKAAPRGARVERPPRDSGSSFRIYVGNLPWQVDDSRLVELFSEHGKVVDARVVYDRDTGRSRGFGFVTMASQPELDDAIAALDGQSLEGRALRVNVAEERPPRRF, from the exons ATGGCGAtggcctcctccaccaccgcctccgtcgccgcggcgtccctccgcgcgctcgccggcgcctccccggccCCGCCCCCGAAGCCGTTCCTCGTGCTGCTCTCCCCGGCGCCCccgcgccgcctcggcctcggcctccgcGCCGCCCGCACGCGCGGCCCGCTCGCCCCGCTCGCCTCCTCCGACTCCTTTTTCGAAACCTCCGCGGCCGTCGACGTAGCCGAGCCGGAGGACGAGGCTCTGGAGGCCGCCGCGGAGGAGGAGCCGGCCGTggtggaggaggatgaggaggatgtggcagcggaggaggaggtggtcgggGAGTACGTGGAGCCGCCGGAGGAGGCCAAGGTGTACGTCGGCAACCTGCCCTACGACGTCGACAGCGAGCGCCTCGCGCAGCTCTTCGAGCAGGCCGGCGTCGTCGAGGTCTCCGAG GTCATTTACAACAGGGAAACAGACCAGAGCCGTGGATTTGGGTTTGTCACCATGAGTACCATTGAAGAGGCTGAGAAGGCCGTGGAGATGTTCCATCGCTAT GACGTGAATGGGAGGCTGTTGACTGTAAACAAGGCAGCTCCTAGAGGCGCCCGGGTGGAAAGGCCTCCCCGTGATTCCGGGTCTTCATTCAGGATCTACGTGGGCAACCTGCCATGGCAAGTGGACGACTCTAGGTTGGTAGAGCTGTTCAGCGAGCACGGCAAAGTTGTCGATGCCAGGGTTGTCTACGACAGAGACACTGGGCGCTCACGGGGATTTGGTTTCGTGACAATGGCATCGCAGCCGGAACTTGATGATGCCATCGCTGCCCTCGATGGACAG AGCTTGGAGGGGCGTGCTCTGCGGGTGAACGTCGCGGAGGAGCGGCCACCGCGGAGGTTCTAA